A window of Photobacterium toruni genomic DNA:
GTTGAATTCGTCGTTAGGATCTAATTACTGACGTGCAAGACGGAAATTATCGCTTGGCGTTTTACCCATATTGGTACGGTATGGATTTATATCTAAACCGCCACGGCGAGTATAACGCGCATAAACGGTTAGCAATTCAGGCTGACAAAAACGCATAATGTCGTTAAAAATACGCTCAACACATTGTTCATGGAATTCATTGTGATTACGGAATGAAACGATATAACGCAGTAATTTTTCGCGATCAATACGATTACCCTTATAGGCAATACGAACACTGCCCCAATCGGGTTGGTTAGTAATCAAACAGTTTGATTTTAAAAGATGGCTATGAACAATTTCTTCTACAACATCATTGTTATCAGCGGCACCTTTTAGGTATTCAGGCTTAAAGACATAGTCATTAATTTCAATATCTTGATCATCAATGCACTCACCAAAAAAATTAACAATCGGTTGATCATTAAAGTCAGTTAGTGGCTGAATTGTGACATCAACATCTTCGCCAGCACAACCGGATAAATCAATTTGCAAAGTATCTGCAATATCTTGCCAGCTATCAAAGCGCGTTTGATTGAAACTGTTTAGATATAATTTAAACGATTTTGATTCTATAAGATTTGGGCTTGATGCTGGTAAACGTACTTCACCAATTGCAACTTGTGGTAAGCCTTTTTTATTGAGCCAAGATAATTCGTATAATGTCCAAATATCATAGCCAGTAAATGGCAGTGAATCATCGCTGATATTAATATCGGTGCGGTTTAAACTTCTTGGTACAGGTTGCAGTAGTGAAGGATCGTACTGATCTTTATACTCTGTTTTTTTGCCAAGGGTTAAACCTGCTAATTCTTTAGCGTCTTTATATTTACTCATACTGTCTATGACACTCTTGGATTAGAATAGATGTCCGTCGAAACGGTTTAAACCTAAAGTTTACTGAATCTTTTATGAGGTTGCGAATGAATCATCCTGTTACCTGCGCTTTATCTGATTTTTCTGCTCGTTATTTACAAGCATGGTGTGATGCAGATCGCGGTTTTCCAGAAAGTGAGCATTTAGTGGGGCTTATTTCACCCTGTGTTGTTGTTGATAATGGTCAAAATGTGACTTGGAAACCTATTGATCGCCAGCCAAGTATTCGTTTGGATGGGGTCGAGAAAGGCATGGATTTATTACTTCATAGTGATATTAATGCTTTTTATTGTTCACAATATAGCGGTGATATGAGCGCTATGTTTGGTGATTTATCATTGGATTTATTACAAGCATTTAATGATGATGATATTGATCGCTTACAACAAAATATTTTAGGTCACTTAGTGACTCAACGTCGAATGAAGCTTAAACCGACTGTATTTATTGCCGTAGTGGATGATGAGTCACAAGTCATTTCTATCTGTAATTTAACTGGGCAAGTGGTATTAGAGACATTAGGTAAAGATATTCGGCAGCCATTAGCTGATGATGTAGCAACATTTTTACAGCAATTGCAGCCGTTAGTGGTCGAGGTATAACACGTGTTTGTTATTGAGTTACAATTTGAATGTTTTGATAATACGACTTTATCACAAGTTGATACTGCCATTAATGGCTTAATGGATATGTTGCGCTATAACGGTCAAGTCCTTGGTCGTGAATTTCCTGTCGTTATTGATGAGGGGATTTTTCGAGTTAGGGTTGTGTGTCCCGAAAAAGAAAGCCTTCATTCTCGCTATAATAGCCCACAAGTGAATCAGTGCTATGAACAATTAACGAATGCATGTTTGCTGGCGCCTAAAATAAAAATATTAGGGGTGGATCTTAATTCAGATTCAGTCGCTGAAAGCTTTTCACCATCATGGCAAGTGCTTTATACCACTTATGTTCATAGTTGCTCGCCGTTGCGTAGTGGCGATACGTTATTACCGATCCCATTATATCAAACGGGGGCAACGACAAATGATGACTATAAAGCGATCATTAAATGGCAAACCGAGTGGCAAGCATTTGATGAAATTCAAATGGCAATTAAAAGTCCGACTGCAGTTAGCATGGCATTAGCTGAAATTGGTGAGATAGACAGTGAATTATTCATTCGTGGGCGCGAATTATGTCGTCATATCGAAATGACCACTGAAGTACCGACGTATTACTATCAGTACCGTGTTGGTGGTGAAAGTAAAGCCATTGAATTAGCTAGAAAGTGTCCATGTTGTGGTGGCGAATGGCGAGTGCCAGAAGCATTGCATGGCTTGTTTCATTTTAAATGTGACCGTTGTCGAATCGTGTCTAATATATCGTGGAACTTTCAGTAATAATGAATAAAGCACCTAACCATAAAGGTGCTTTTTTATTATTAGCGATCAGCTTCTAATCGTGCTAGACGGGTTGAAAGTGACAATATCTGTTGTTCAAGCTGTTCAATACGTTGTTCGCTTGTTAACACCAGTTGCTGTTTTTCTATATAAGGTACCTTGGCATTTTTTTGCCATGCTTGTAATGCTTTTATGATCACCGGAATTGGTAATGGTGTCGTTAAACGCGCTTTAATTAATGCCGTTGAGGGCTGTTTTTTTTCTGCCACTAAGCTTGCTATTACTTGCTCTATTTCTTGAGTAATGGTTGACATAATAATTCCTTAGTAAAGATTGAGCTTATTTTCGAAGTAAAGTATCTCGTTGGTCAATCATTTCACATTAATTTGCATGTGTTGTTGTGCTTCATTTAACAAGCTATTCTCACAGTGTGATTATTGTGGCTATCGGTGTAAATAGGCAATTTAGACAAATTGCTAATGCTGTTGTAAGAGATCTCTCACACGCATGTAAGAGATTAAGCTTTTTATTATAGATTATGACCACTTATTATTACTTAATAGGTTGATTAATATTGATATTATATTTTTTGTTGTTTGTTAGGTGAAAAAATAAATTAAATAATATTTAAGCATATATTGTGAATAATAATCAAAAGAGTAATCTTCATGGTGTCGAAAGGATACGACATAACGGAACAGGAAATGCCACGGATTCAGGCAGTCTCAGGATGAGATATTGGTAAACTAGGATGGTTTATCGAACATGGAATGTGAAGGGAATATCGTAGGATGCGATAATAAGTAAACAGGATGTTTACTGGTCAGGAAGACATTAGGATAACTTCAGGATGAAGTAAGAACACCTCTAGGATTGAGGCATAAAGGATCACTTCAGGATGAAGTAAAGGACACCTCCAGGAAGGAGATGAGAGTCAGAGCAGGATGTGATGACGGGTTAGGATGGCCACTGGAACAACTTCAGGATGAAGTAAAAAGGACAATGCTGACGGAACACAGCAGTCAAGGGAAGGAAGCAGGGAGCAACATAGTAGCGGGATAGCTGCAAGCAAGACCTCAGGGCGCGACGAAAGTCGCGCCCGCTCTTTTTTGTGGATCTAATAAAAAGTAATTTATAGCGAAGGCGTGATAAATTTATTTTGATTCATTCAAGGCGATTTGTTTTTATTCACACTTCACACTTCACACTTCACACTTCACACTTCACACTTCACACTTCACACTTCACACTTCACACTTCACACCTATTTGTCTGAATAATAACAATATTTTGCTTCATATATTTAAATATGATAAATGATGAATGGCTTTTAACTACTCGCAGTGTGCGAGATCTCTTACAAAGTTGTGGGAGATAAGCATAATAGTAATATACATATAACCCCCGCGCCTTACTTAACCTATTGTTTTTAAGTTGTTTATATTTAATTTTATTTAATTTGATTATAAGCAAGTAAAAAAGATATTTTGTTCTATATGGGATTTATTAGGTTATTCACATAGTATTAGTGGTGTCGAAAGGATACGACATAACGGAACAGGAAATGCCACGGATTCAGGCAGTCTCAGGATGAGATATTGGTAAACTAGGATGGTTTATCGAACATGGAATGTGAAGGGAATATCGTAGGATGCGATAATAAGTAAACAGGATGTTTACTGGTCAGGAAGACATTAGGACAACTTCAGGATGAAGTAAAGGACACCTCCAGGAAGGAGATGAGAGTCAGAACAGGATGTGATGACGGGTTAGGATGGCCGCTGGAACAACTTTAGGATGAAGTAAAAAGGACAATGCTGACGGAACACAGCAGTCAAAGGAAGGAAGCAGGGAGCAACATAGTAGCGGGATAGCTGCAAGCAAGACCTTAGGGCGCGACGAAAGTCGCGCCCGCTCTTTTTTGTGGATTTGATAAAATGTAATTTATAACGAAGGCGTGATAAATTTATTTTGATTCATTCAAGGCGATTTGTTTTTATCCACACCTCACACCTCACACCTCACACCTCACACCTCACACCTCACGCAGATAGCGTTTTTCTATTGAATTTGTAAGAGATCTCTCACGGATGTGTAGGACTTTTTCTGTTTTCTTAGCAGCGAATATCGTAATTGAAAATTAATATTATTATCTATCAGTAAGTTATTCATAATCTGTAAATATGAAGGATTGTGAATTATAATTAATGGTTTATTTATTATTGCGTCATTTTTTTAATAAGGTAATATGAGTTCATCAGCTGGAGCTGACAAGGATTAAGGAATAGCCATGGAGCTGGCCGCTCAGGATGAGCAATAGGTGGTGTGGATTATCATCTTGCTGGATGCATAGGATCCTCTAGGATTGAGGGCAATAGATAGGATATCTATTTGTTAGGATAACAATATTCTAGGATGGAATTGGGACTGACTTCATTATGGAGTTAGGAACATCAAGGACACCTCGTTAGAGAGAGAGAGTCAGTATCGGACATACTGATGGGTCAGGGATTACCGAAGAATGACTTCTAGGATGAAGTTAAGATTTACCTGGGGATTTGTATATCAAGGATTGATAGCAGGGAGCACTACAGTAGCTGGATTGCTGCAAAAGTAATATCTAAGGGCGTGACAATATTTATTGTCGCGCCCATTCTTTTTTTACAGCAAAGTTAATAATCGCTGCCTTCTGGAATACGGTGCGGCGGTACATAAAAATAACTCACCCGTAAGCGTTTCATTTCAATATAACCTTGATACACATCCGTTCCATCAGCAGAAAATTCAAACACAAACACTGTTCGCCATCCCCACTCATCATGATGATCTTTGAGTTTTTGTTTACCTCGAGCAAAACTGATCATTTGTAAGCCCATATTTTTACAACGCTGCTCAATGTAATGCTGTGCTAATTCAGTTTGACGCCGTTGTTGCCAAAATACGAAACCGATAATAGCAATAATTAAAATACCGAACAGGTTATCCATAGCGTAAAAAGTCCTTATAAACGATGAATATGATTAGTGATTTCTAGCATGTTGTTGTAATTTTTGAATCGCATTAATAAGAGCAGGATCAGCTTGGCCATGCAGGATTTGCAACATGATCCCACGTAATAATGGTTGCATGACTAAATCAGTAAATAGCTGATTAAACAATGTCTGATCTTGGGTTTCGGCTAAACGTAATAAAAATAATGAGGCGATATTTATAACAGTAAGGCCACTCCAACATCGTCCACTAATCGCAATGAGTACTTCAGGATGGCATAGTGCAGGTTGCTGTAAAATAGTGGTTAAGGTTTGTTGTAGTTGTTGCGGGGCGCTACCAGCAAGAGCACGAATTAAGGCGGCGATCAAAAATAAATCAGGTTGCTGCTGTTGGTATTCTAGTGTTAATCGCTCTGTTATACGTTGTGTTAGTGGCATTGGAATAGAGCAATGCTCAAGGCAGCCTAGCAGTGCATACAAAGGTGTCATTGGCAGATGGTTTAATGCTTTACGTAATAAGGTTGCGTTATTGTGGTGTGACATACGAGCACAGATATCCGCTAAACCTTGTAAACCTATATGTTGCCATTGCTGCCAATCTTGTTGACCAGATAAGTAAGCTTGTGCATCAGCATAATATTGACTGGGTGGTAACGATAGCAATACGCGTAATTGCGCATTAAATATCGCCATTTTATCGTCATTAGGCTTAAAGGTATAAGGGTTATTAGCAAGCTTTTGTTGTTCTTCTTCGGTTGGAGTACCG
This region includes:
- the queF gene encoding NADPH-dependent 7-cyano-7-deazaguanine reductase QueF (Catalyzes the NADPH-dependent reduction of 7-cyano-7-deazaguanine (preQ0) to 7-aminomethyl-7-deazaguanine (preQ1) in queuosine biosynthesis), whose translation is MSKYKDAKELAGLTLGKKTEYKDQYDPSLLQPVPRSLNRTDINISDDSLPFTGYDIWTLYELSWLNKKGLPQVAIGEVRLPASSPNLIESKSFKLYLNSFNQTRFDSWQDIADTLQIDLSGCAGEDVDVTIQPLTDFNDQPIVNFFGECIDDQDIEINDYVFKPEYLKGAADNNDVVEEIVHSHLLKSNCLITNQPDWGSVRIAYKGNRIDREKLLRYIVSFRNHNEFHEQCVERIFNDIMRFCQPELLTVYARYTRRGGLDINPYRTNMGKTPSDNFRLARQ
- the syd gene encoding SecY-interacting protein — its product is MNHPVTCALSDFSARYLQAWCDADRGFPESEHLVGLISPCVVVDNGQNVTWKPIDRQPSIRLDGVEKGMDLLLHSDINAFYCSQYSGDMSAMFGDLSLDLLQAFNDDDIDRLQQNILGHLVTQRRMKLKPTVFIAVVDDESQVISICNLTGQVVLETLGKDIRQPLADDVATFLQQLQPLVVEV
- a CDS encoding Zn-ribbon-containing protein: MFVIELQFECFDNTTLSQVDTAINGLMDMLRYNGQVLGREFPVVIDEGIFRVRVVCPEKESLHSRYNSPQVNQCYEQLTNACLLAPKIKILGVDLNSDSVAESFSPSWQVLYTTYVHSCSPLRSGDTLLPIPLYQTGATTNDDYKAIIKWQTEWQAFDEIQMAIKSPTAVSMALAEIGEIDSELFIRGRELCRHIEMTTEVPTYYYQYRVGGESKAIELARKCPCCGGEWRVPEALHGLFHFKCDRCRIVSNISWNFQ
- a CDS encoding DUF3301 domain-containing protein, whose translation is MDNLFGILIIAIIGFVFWQQRRQTELAQHYIEQRCKNMGLQMISFARGKQKLKDHHDEWGWRTVFVFEFSADGTDVYQGYIEMKRLRVSYFYVPPHRIPEGSDY
- a CDS encoding DUF3549 family protein codes for the protein MSMETFHTLTQLLDNAGCRYNIFDLGRRVNEINNDQFKAVEENRQPYPWPLQQHAHIAISFWQHQQPPWVWFLRLPLDERGLLKQAAVGDFIKYVIEAMGASLNGTPTEEEQQKLANNPYTFKPNDDKMAIFNAQLRVLLSLPPSQYYADAQAYLSGQQDWQQWQHIGLQGLADICARMSHHNNATLLRKALNHLPMTPLYALLGCLEHCSIPMPLTQRITERLTLEYQQQQPDLFLIAALIRALAGSAPQQLQQTLTTILQQPALCHPEVLIAISGRCWSGLTVINIASLFLLRLAETQDQTLFNQLFTDLVMQPLLRGIMLQILHGQADPALINAIQKLQQHARNH